In one window of Arachis ipaensis cultivar K30076 chromosome B06, Araip1.1, whole genome shotgun sequence DNA:
- the LOC107604748 gene encoding peroxidase 44: protein MVKFTIFVVLLLILPLASMADLTVGFYGTSCPKAEAIVRQAVQKRFNGDKSITGGLLRMHFHDCFVHGCDASILIDSKKGNQSEKDAGANGTVRGFEIIDEAKKALEKACPSTVSCADIITLATRDAVDLAGGPKYSVPTGRRDGLVSNPSDVNLPGPGSTVSQALQIFTSKGMSLNEMVTLLGAHTVGFAHCSFFRNRLGGADTTMDPTLDSNLVKLCGTQSKPSKKDLRTFLDQNTSIVFDNQFYKQILNKQGVLFIDQQLALDSSSKGLVSSFAANPVSFQQSFVNAIVKMGSIGVKVGNDGEIRRNCRVFNR, encoded by the exons ATGGTGAAGTTCACAATTTTTGTAGTATTGTTATTAATTCTTCCCTTGGCATCAATGGCTGACCTAACGGTTGGTTTCTATGGGACTAGCTGCCCAAAAGCAGAAGCCATTGTTCGCCAAGCTGTTCAAAAGCGCTTCAATGGTGATAAGTCCATCACCGGTGGCTTGCTTCGCATGCACTTTCATGATTGCTTTGTCCAT GGTTGTGATGCATCCATACTAATAGACTCCAAAAAGGGAAACCAATCGGAGAAAGACGCCGGAGCAAATGGAACCGTTAGGGGTTTCGAGATCATCGACGAGGCGAAAAAGGCCCTAGAGAAAGCATGCCCTTCAACAGTCTCATGTGCAGACATAATAACACTCGCCACAAGAGACGCTGTAGATTTGGCCGGAGGGCCAAAGTACAGCGTCCCCACAGGACGCCGTGATGGATTAGTCTCGAATCCATCCGACGTAAACCTGCCCGGGCCGGGTTCAACGGTATCCCAAGCCCTACAAATCTTCACATCAAAAGGCATGTCTCTGAATGAAATGGTTACCCTTTTGGGAGCACACACCGTTGGTTTCGCTCATTGTAGCTTCTTCAGAAATAGGCTAGGAGGTGCAGACACAACAATGGACCCTACTTTGGATTCGAACCTTGTGAAGCTTTGTGGGACGCAATCTAAGCCTTCCAAGAAGGATCTAAGGACGTTCTTGGATCAAAATACTTCTATCGTTTTTGACAATCAGTTCTATAAACAAATTCTTAACAAGCAAGGTGTTCTTTTCATTGACCAACAGTTGGCTTTGGATTCTTCGTCTaaaggattggtttcgagtttcGCCGCCAATCCGGTGAGCTTTCAACAGAGTTTTGTGAATGCCATTGTAAAGATGGGAAGCATTGGTGTTAAGGTCGGTAACGACGGAGAGATTAGAAGAAATTGCAGGGTTTTCAATAGATGA